The Chlorocebus sabaeus isolate Y175 chromosome 1, mChlSab1.0.hap1, whole genome shotgun sequence genome includes a region encoding these proteins:
- the FGF3 gene encoding fibroblast growth factor 3, with the protein MGLIWLLLLSLLEPGWPAAGPGARLRRDAGGRGGVYEHLGGAPRRRKLYCATKYHLQLHPSGRVNGSLENSAYSILEITAVEVGIVAIRGLFSGRYLAMNKRGRLYASEHYSAECEFVERIHELGYNTYASRLYRTVSSTPGARRQPSAERLWYVSVNGKGRPRRGFKTRRTQKSSLFLPRVLDHRDHEMVRQLQRGLPRPPGKGVQPRRRRQKQSLGGLEPSHVQAPRLGSQLEATAH; encoded by the exons ATGGGCCTAATCTGGCTGCTGCTGCTCAGCCTGCTGGAGCCGGGCTGGCCCGCAGCGGGTCCTGGGGCTCGGTTGCGGCGCGATGCGGGCGGCCGCGGCGGCGTCTACGAGCACCTTGGCGGGGCGCCCCGGCGCCGCAAGCTCTACTGCGCCACGAAGTACCACCTCCAGCTGCACCCGAGCGGCCGCGTCAACGGCAGCCTGGAGAACAGCGCCTACA GTATTCTGGAGATAACGGCAGTGGAGGTGGGCATTGTGGCCATCAGGGGTCTCTTCTCCGGGCGGTACCTGGCCATGAACAAGAGGGGACGACTCTATGCTTCG GAGCACTACAGCGCCGAGTGCGAGTTTGTGGAGCGGATCCACGAGCTGGGCTATAACACGTACGCCTCCCGGCTGTACCGGACGGTGTCTAGTACGCCTGGGGCCCGGCGGCAGCCCAGCGCGGAGAGACTGTGGTACGTGTCTGTGAACGGCAAGGGCCGGCCCCGCAGGGGCTTCAAGACCCGCCGCACGCAGAAGTCCTCCCTGTTCCTGCCCCGCGTGCTGGACCACAGGGACCACGAGATGGTGCGGCAGCTGCAGCGTGGGCTGCCTAGACCGCCTGGTAAGGGGGTCCAGCCCCGACGGCGGAGGCAGAAGCAGAGCCTGGGTGGCCTGGAGCCCTCGCACGTTCAGGCCCCGAGACTGGGCTCCCAGCTGGAGGCCACTGCGcactag